A DNA window from Enterobacter cloacae subsp. cloacae ATCC 13047 contains the following coding sequences:
- the nudE gene encoding ADP compounds hydrolase NudE, with protein MSKPLQKPTILSVETVAKSRLFNVESVDLEFSNGVRRVYERMRPSSREAVMIIPIVDDHLILIREYAVGTESYELGFSKGLIDPGETVFEAANRELKEEVGFGAKELSFLKKLSMAPSYFSSKMNIVVAEDLYPESLEGDEPEPLPQVRWPLAHLMDLLKDPDFNEARNVSALFLVREWLKGQGRL; from the coding sequence ATGAGCAAACCACTACAAAAACCCACCATTCTGAGTGTTGAAACTGTCGCGAAATCCCGGCTGTTTAATGTCGAAAGTGTGGACCTGGAGTTCAGCAACGGCGTGCGTCGCGTTTATGAACGTATGCGCCCCTCATCGCGTGAAGCGGTGATGATCATCCCCATTGTTGATGACCATCTGATTTTGATCCGCGAGTATGCAGTGGGCACGGAATCTTATGAACTGGGTTTCTCGAAAGGGCTTATTGATCCGGGTGAAACGGTCTTTGAAGCAGCAAACCGCGAGCTGAAAGAAGAGGTTGGGTTTGGCGCGAAAGAGCTATCGTTCCTGAAAAAGCTGAGCATGGCTCCCTCCTATTTTTCCAGCAAAATGAACATTGTGGTGGCTGAAGATCTCTACCCTGAATCGCTGGAAGGTGACGAGCCGGAGCCGCTGCCCCAGGTTCGCTGGCCACTGGCGCACCTGATGGATTTGCTGAAAGATCCTGACTTCAATGAGGCGCGTAACGTGAGCGCGCTGTTCCTGGTGCGGGAATGGCTGAAGGGGCAGGGGCGGCTGTAG
- a CDS encoding intracellular growth attenuator family protein produces the protein MSTILIVLAAMLAGALVAGWVYRRRVQRRFRLPFLTAFAGATTRKLTQEERDAVENYLETLNRSQLTPGPTGATAAPVTLNLNAQSDTVLCVTRSITRYGITTDDPNKWRYYLDSVEVHLPPSWEQYINDENSVELIHTDSLPLVISLNGHTLNEYIHEAPRFALERASSKQASIRGEETEQIELLNIRQETHEEHALSRPDGIREAVLIVAAFLLFFFCLLTPDVFVPWLAGGALLLLAAGLWGLFAPPAKTSLREIHCLRGTPKRWGLFGENDQEHINNISLGIIDLIYPRHWQPWIAQDLGHKTDIDIYLDRHVVRQGRFLSLHDEVKNFPLQHWLRSTVIAGGAALVFALLLLFVPLDMPIKFTLSWIKGAQTVEATSVKQLDDAGVRVGDTLRLKGTGMCNIHTPGAWNTRQNSPFMPFDCSQIVWNDAPPLPLPESDVVNKATALTQTLNRQLHPKTDDDSRVSPALRSAIQKSGMVLLDDFGEIVLKTQDLCSAQDECVRLKNALVNLGNSKDWDSLVKRAEAGRLDGVNVLLRPVSAESLDNLVATSTAPFVMRETTRAAQALNSPAPGGFVIVSDEGSDLVDQPYPQIALYDYPAQEQWGQFQRLAQMLMQTPFSAEGIVTSIFTDANGTRHIGLHRMPDSAGLWRYIGTSLLMIAMLVSIFWNGIMALRRYQRSRTRLAEIQQYYENCLNPKLVPSSESLIG, from the coding sequence ATGAGCACCATTTTGATCGTTCTCGCTGCTATGCTGGCCGGCGCTTTAGTTGCAGGGTGGGTATACAGGCGTCGCGTACAGCGTCGTTTCAGGCTGCCCTTTTTAACGGCCTTTGCCGGTGCCACAACGCGTAAACTCACGCAAGAAGAGCGCGATGCTGTTGAGAACTATCTCGAAACCCTCAACCGTTCCCAGTTAACGCCCGGGCCAACGGGGGCTACGGCTGCGCCTGTCACCCTCAATCTGAACGCACAAAGCGACACCGTGCTCTGCGTGACGCGCTCCATCACCCGTTATGGCATCACGACGGACGATCCCAATAAATGGCGCTACTACCTCGACTCTGTTGAAGTGCATCTGCCCCCCTCCTGGGAGCAGTACATTAATGACGAAAACAGCGTTGAGCTAATCCATACCGATTCGCTGCCGCTGGTCATCTCCCTGAACGGCCATACGCTGAATGAATACATTCATGAAGCACCGCGCTTTGCGCTGGAACGCGCGAGTTCAAAGCAGGCCTCCATTCGCGGTGAAGAGACCGAGCAAATTGAACTGCTGAACATTCGTCAGGAGACTCATGAAGAGCATGCCCTGAGTCGTCCGGATGGCATTCGCGAGGCGGTCCTGATTGTGGCCGCCTTCCTGCTCTTTTTCTTCTGTCTGCTGACGCCGGATGTGTTTGTCCCATGGCTCGCGGGCGGTGCGCTGCTGCTGTTGGCCGCCGGGCTGTGGGGGCTGTTTGCGCCTCCGGCCAAAACCTCTTTGCGTGAAATTCACTGCCTGCGCGGCACCCCTAAGCGCTGGGGCCTGTTCGGTGAGAACGATCAGGAACATATCAACAATATCTCCCTCGGGATTATTGACCTTATCTATCCGCGCCACTGGCAGCCATGGATTGCACAGGATTTGGGGCATAAAACCGATATTGATATCTACCTTGACCGCCATGTTGTGCGTCAGGGGCGCTTCCTCTCCCTGCACGATGAAGTGAAAAACTTCCCGCTTCAGCACTGGCTACGCAGTACGGTTATCGCCGGGGGCGCGGCGCTGGTCTTTGCTCTGTTGCTGCTGTTCGTGCCGCTAGATATGCCCATCAAATTCACCCTGTCGTGGATCAAAGGGGCACAAACCGTAGAAGCCACCAGCGTTAAGCAGCTGGATGACGCTGGCGTGCGGGTGGGTGATACGCTCCGTCTGAAGGGGACCGGGATGTGTAACATCCACACCCCAGGGGCCTGGAATACCCGTCAGAACTCGCCGTTCATGCCGTTCGACTGCTCGCAAATCGTCTGGAACGATGCGCCGCCGTTGCCGCTGCCGGAATCAGATGTCGTCAATAAAGCCACTGCGCTCACCCAGACGCTCAACCGCCAGCTGCACCCGAAAACCGATGATGATTCACGCGTCAGCCCTGCCCTGCGTTCTGCCATTCAGAAATCCGGAATGGTACTGCTGGATGACTTTGGCGAAATCGTATTGAAAACACAGGATTTATGTTCCGCACAGGATGAGTGCGTTCGCCTTAAAAATGCGCTCGTGAACCTGGGTAACAGCAAAGACTGGGACTCGCTGGTGAAGCGCGCCGAAGCGGGTCGTCTGGACGGCGTGAACGTGCTACTGCGCCCGGTGAGTGCCGAATCGCTGGATAACCTGGTGGCGACCTCTACCGCGCCGTTTGTGATGCGTGAAACCACCCGTGCGGCCCAGGCGCTGAATAGCCCGGCGCCTGGCGGCTTTGTGATTGTCAGCGATGAAGGCAGCGACCTGGTCGATCAGCCTTATCCGCAGATTGCCCTGTACGACTACCCGGCTCAGGAACAATGGGGGCAGTTCCAGCGTCTGGCGCAGATGCTGATGCAAACGCCATTCAGTGCCGAAGGGATTGTGACCAGTATCTTTACCGATGCCAACGGTACGCGCCATATCGGCCTGCACCGGATGCCTGACAGCGCGGGTTTATGGCGTTATATCGGTACATCACTGCTGATGATCGCCATGCTGGTGTCTATTTTCTGGAACGGCATTATGGCCCTGCGCCGTTACCAGCGTTCGCGCACCCGGCTTGCTGAGATCCAGCAATACTACGAAAATTGCCTTAATCCTAAGCTGGTCCCCTCCTCTGAGAGCCTGATCGGATAA
- the yrfG gene encoding GMP/IMP nucleotidase: protein MHLDIAWQEVDTVLLDMDGTLLDLAFDNYFWQKLVPETYGEQQGISPAEAQEFIRSQYSAVQHTLNWYCLDYWSERLGLDICAMTTAQGPRAVLREDTVPFLDALKASGKRRILLTNAHPHNLAVKLEHTGLASHLDLLLSTHTFGYPKEDQRLWHAVKEETGLQPERTLFIDDSEPILDSAAAFGIRYCLGVTNPDSGLADKSYLRHPGLGDYRQMIPSLTVKETP from the coding sequence ATGCATCTTGATATCGCCTGGCAGGAGGTTGATACCGTCCTGCTGGATATGGACGGCACGCTGCTCGATCTCGCCTTCGATAATTACTTCTGGCAAAAGCTGGTCCCGGAGACCTATGGCGAACAGCAGGGTATCTCCCCGGCAGAAGCGCAGGAATTCATTCGTTCGCAATATAGCGCGGTGCAACATACGCTAAACTGGTACTGTCTGGACTACTGGAGCGAACGACTCGGTTTGGATATTTGTGCCATGACCACCGCCCAGGGCCCGCGCGCCGTACTGCGTGAGGACACCGTGCCCTTCCTGGATGCGCTGAAAGCAAGCGGCAAGCGCCGTATTTTGCTGACCAACGCCCATCCGCATAATCTGGCCGTGAAGCTGGAACATACGGGTCTTGCGTCACACCTTGATTTATTACTTTCCACCCACACATTTGGTTATCCGAAAGAGGATCAGCGGTTGTGGCATGCGGTGAAGGAAGAGACCGGTTTACAGCCGGAACGCACGCTGTTCATTGATGACAGCGAGCCCATTCTGGATTCCGCCGCGGCGTTTGGCATTCGCTACTGCCTGGGCGTGACCAATCCTGACTCCGGCCTGGCGGACAAAAGCTATCTGCGGCATCCGGGGCTGGGCGACTATCGTCAGATGATCCCCTCACTGACCGTGAAGGAGACGCCATGA
- the hslR gene encoding ribosome-associated heat shock protein Hsp15, translating to MKEKPSDGVRLDKWLWAARFYKTRALAREMIDGGKVHYNGQRSKPSKLVELNATLTLRQGNDERTVVIKAITEQRRPASEAVQLYEETAESIEKREKTALARKMNALTMPHPDRRPDKKERRDLMKFKHGETE from the coding sequence ATGAAAGAAAAACCCTCAGATGGGGTAAGACTGGATAAATGGCTGTGGGCAGCCCGTTTTTATAAAACGCGCGCCCTTGCCCGCGAGATGATTGACGGCGGAAAGGTGCATTACAACGGCCAGCGTAGCAAGCCGAGTAAGCTGGTTGAACTGAATGCCACCTTAACGCTACGTCAGGGCAACGATGAACGAACGGTGGTGATTAAAGCCATTACCGAACAACGACGGCCCGCATCTGAAGCCGTACAGCTTTATGAAGAGACGGCTGAGAGCATTGAAAAGCGCGAGAAGACCGCGCTGGCGCGCAAAATGAATGCGCTGACCATGCCCCACCCGGACCGGCGACCGGATAAAAAAGAGCGCCGCGATCTGATGAAATTTAAACACGGTGAGACCGAGTAA
- the hslO gene encoding Hsp33 family molecular chaperone HslO yields MAQHDQLHRYLFEQFAVRGELVTVSETWKQILENHNYPLPVKTLLGELLVATSLLTATLKFAGDITVQLQGDGPMSLAVINGNNQQQMRGVARVQGDVPENADLKTLVGNGYLVITISPEEGERYQGVVGLEGDTLAACLEDYFMRSEQLPTRLFIRTGEVDGQPAAGGMLLQVLPAQDAQTNDFEHLATLTETIKAEELFNLSATDVLWRLYHEEEVTVYDPQAVEFKCTCSRERCAGALKTLPDEEIDSIMAEDGEIDMHCDYCGTHYVFNSMDIAEIRNNASPADPQVH; encoded by the coding sequence ATGGCCCAACACGACCAATTACACCGCTATCTGTTTGAACAATTCGCCGTGCGTGGCGAGCTGGTCACCGTATCCGAAACCTGGAAACAGATTCTGGAAAACCACAACTACCCGCTGCCGGTGAAAACCCTGTTGGGCGAACTGCTGGTTGCCACCAGCCTGCTGACCGCCACGCTGAAGTTTGCCGGTGATATCACCGTGCAGCTGCAGGGTGATGGCCCGATGTCGCTGGCCGTGATCAACGGTAACAATCAGCAGCAGATGCGCGGCGTCGCGCGCGTTCAGGGCGACGTTCCTGAAAATGCCGACCTGAAAACGCTGGTGGGGAATGGCTACCTGGTGATCACCATCTCCCCGGAAGAAGGTGAACGCTATCAGGGCGTGGTCGGTCTGGAAGGCGATACCCTGGCCGCTTGCCTGGAAGATTACTTCATGCGTTCAGAACAGCTGCCAACTCGCCTGTTCATCCGTACCGGTGAAGTAGACGGGCAACCCGCTGCGGGCGGTATGCTGCTGCAGGTTCTGCCCGCACAGGATGCGCAGACCAATGATTTTGAGCACCTGGCGACGCTGACCGAAACCATCAAGGCGGAAGAGCTGTTCAACCTGTCGGCGACCGATGTGCTGTGGCGTCTGTATCATGAAGAAGAGGTGACGGTTTACGATCCACAAGCCGTGGAGTTTAAGTGCACCTGTTCACGTGAACGCTGCGCTGGCGCACTGAAAACCCTGCCGGATGAAGAGATCGACAGCATTATGGCTGAAGACGGTGAAATCGATATGCACTGTGACTACTGCGGTACGCACTATGTGTTCAACTCGATGGATATCGCTGAGATCCGCAACAACGCCTCTCCGGCGGATCCGCAGGTTCACTGA
- a CDS encoding DUF4153 domain-containing protein, translating into MENSETLSSSTRLAIVLVGALQGLICYGISEYIAYAKLPSDTVWSLCVMPATVAMTATVALSVTSFRKPLLWLALAIVGAVVAGMGAWLKWSVSGLEHWEIKEAVLVWGFHLLLMMLLMLPWLQRRLSPATTASFYSDFYDKHWHNALTILTIFISNGLFWLVLFLWAELFKLIGIQFFDRLFFQSDWFISVAIGVVSASVAVLARMQVRLMRALQNLLTLIATGLLPLMAALALLFIGALPVMGFEAISARISAAGLLTALALLLLFLVTIVWHPQRQTLPYYALFNGMVRLAIAIVPAYPVLAGWALWLRISQYGWSPERLYGVLITLVALVWAVGFCISVVFCRRQAQKLQASVIPLTGLVALILLILIHTPVLDPWRISVESHMSRYHDGRINADQVSLYMLSNSGRKGREAMQTLQYDRQFMAEPKRQRELYGLLSGNRDGAGKMTAGMLEKQFTLAPGTSRPDKGLWQAMLNNQYRFDSCSRERKTCLLMSLDLNGDGKPEAVIYQFSDRTIVVYTQTGTGWKLAGDTWKMPDGLSREELERAVQQGKVKPVVKPWADIEIFGERVEINYDNALVR; encoded by the coding sequence ATGGAAAACAGTGAAACGTTATCCTCTTCAACGCGCCTGGCCATCGTGCTGGTGGGCGCTTTACAGGGGCTGATTTGCTACGGGATCAGCGAGTACATCGCGTATGCGAAATTGCCATCCGATACGGTGTGGTCTTTGTGCGTGATGCCTGCAACGGTGGCGATGACCGCCACTGTCGCGCTTTCCGTGACGTCATTCAGAAAACCGTTACTCTGGCTGGCGCTCGCGATCGTTGGCGCTGTTGTCGCCGGTATGGGCGCCTGGCTTAAGTGGAGCGTGTCCGGGCTTGAACACTGGGAAATTAAAGAGGCCGTGCTCGTCTGGGGCTTTCATCTTCTGTTGATGATGCTATTGATGTTGCCATGGCTGCAAAGGCGTCTGTCGCCTGCGACGACGGCCTCGTTCTACAGTGATTTTTACGATAAGCACTGGCACAACGCGCTGACTATACTCACTATTTTTATCTCCAACGGCCTCTTCTGGCTGGTGCTTTTCCTCTGGGCTGAACTCTTCAAACTCATTGGCATTCAGTTTTTTGATCGCCTTTTCTTCCAGTCTGACTGGTTTATTTCAGTGGCGATTGGCGTGGTTTCTGCCAGTGTCGCCGTACTGGCGCGTATGCAGGTGCGCTTGATGCGCGCATTACAAAACCTGCTTACCCTGATCGCCACCGGCCTGTTGCCTCTGATGGCGGCCTTAGCCCTGCTGTTTATTGGCGCATTGCCCGTGATGGGCTTTGAGGCCATTTCAGCACGGATATCCGCGGCGGGCCTGCTGACCGCCTTAGCGCTACTGCTCCTTTTTCTGGTGACGATTGTCTGGCATCCGCAGCGTCAGACGCTACCTTACTATGCGCTTTTCAACGGGATGGTTCGTCTCGCCATCGCTATCGTTCCCGCCTATCCGGTGTTAGCAGGGTGGGCGTTATGGCTGCGCATTTCGCAATATGGCTGGTCGCCGGAGCGACTGTATGGCGTGCTCATTACGCTGGTGGCGCTGGTCTGGGCGGTAGGATTTTGCATAAGCGTTGTCTTCTGTCGCCGCCAGGCACAAAAGCTGCAGGCGTCCGTTATCCCGCTAACGGGGTTAGTTGCGCTTATTCTCCTGATCCTGATTCATACGCCGGTGCTTGATCCGTGGCGTATCAGCGTTGAAAGCCACATGTCCCGTTATCATGACGGGCGCATCAACGCGGATCAGGTCAGCCTGTATATGCTCAGCAACAGCGGGCGTAAGGGACGCGAGGCCATGCAGACGCTGCAATACGATCGGCAGTTTATGGCTGAGCCAAAGCGCCAGCGTGAGCTGTACGGCCTTCTCAGCGGAAACCGGGACGGAGCAGGGAAGATGACAGCCGGGATGCTTGAGAAGCAGTTCACACTCGCACCGGGTACGTCTCGTCCCGACAAGGGGTTATGGCAGGCGATGCTGAATAACCAGTACCGATTTGATTCCTGCAGCCGCGAGCGGAAAACCTGTTTACTGATGTCACTGGATCTGAACGGCGACGGCAAGCCTGAAGCGGTGATTTATCAGTTTAGCGACCGCACGATTGTGGTGTACACGCAAACCGGTACCGGCTGGAAGCTGGCAGGCGATACCTGGAAAATGCCTGATGGTTTATCACGGGAAGAGCTGGAACGCGCAGTGCAGCAGGGGAAGGTGAAACCCGTTGTGAAGCCGTGGGCAGATATTGAGATCTTCGGTGAACGCGTAGAGATAAACTACGATAATGCGCTGGTGCGTTAA
- the pckA gene encoding phosphoenolpyruvate carboxykinase (ATP) encodes MRVTGLTPQDLKAYGIHDVQEVVYNPDYDTLYQEELNPALEGYERGVLTNLGAIAVDTGIFTGRSPKDKYIVRDETTRDTLWWADKGKGKNDNKPLSPETWQHLKGLVTQQLSGKRLFIVDAFCGANADTRLSVRFITEVAWQAHFVKNMFIRPTDEELQTFKPDFIVMNGAKCTNPQWQEQGLNSENFIAFNLTERIQLIGGTWYGGEMKKGMFSVMNYLLPLRGIASMHCSANVGEKGDVAVFFGLSGTGKTTLSTDPKRRLIGDDEHGWDDDGVFNFEGGCYAKTIRLSEEAEPDIFHAIRRDALLENVTVRADGSIDFDDASKTENTRVSYPIYHIDNIVKPVSKAGHATKVIFLTADAFGVLPPVSRLTASQTQYHFLSGFTAKLAGTERGVTEPTPTFSACFGAAFLSLHPTQYAEVLVKRMQASGAQAYLVNTGWNGTGKRISIKDTRAIIDAILDGSLDNAETFTLPMFDLAIPTALPGVDTHILDPRNTYGSPEQWREKAETLAKLFIENFEKYTDTPAGEALVSAGPKL; translated from the coding sequence ATGCGTGTTACTGGTTTAACCCCGCAAGATCTCAAGGCTTATGGTATTCACGACGTCCAGGAAGTCGTCTACAACCCCGATTACGATACGCTGTATCAGGAAGAGCTCAATCCAGCACTGGAAGGATACGAGCGAGGTGTGTTGACTAACCTTGGTGCTATCGCCGTCGATACCGGTATCTTTACCGGTCGTTCGCCGAAAGATAAGTATATCGTCCGAGACGAAACCACCCGCGATACGCTGTGGTGGGCTGACAAGGGCAAAGGGAAGAACGATAACAAACCGCTCTCCCCGGAAACCTGGCAGCATCTGAAAGGGCTCGTCACCCAGCAACTTTCCGGCAAGCGTCTGTTCATTGTCGACGCTTTCTGCGGCGCTAACGCCGACACCCGTCTTTCCGTGCGTTTTATCACCGAAGTGGCCTGGCAGGCGCATTTCGTGAAAAACATGTTTATTCGTCCAACCGACGAAGAGCTGCAGACGTTCAAACCCGATTTCATCGTGATGAACGGTGCCAAATGCACCAACCCACAGTGGCAAGAGCAGGGCCTGAACTCCGAGAACTTTATCGCCTTTAACCTGACCGAGCGTATCCAGCTGATTGGCGGTACCTGGTACGGCGGCGAGATGAAGAAAGGCATGTTCTCGGTCATGAACTACCTGCTGCCGCTTCGCGGTATCGCCTCTATGCACTGCTCAGCGAACGTCGGTGAAAAAGGGGATGTGGCGGTGTTCTTCGGCCTGTCCGGCACCGGTAAAACCACCCTGTCTACCGATCCAAAACGTCGTCTGATTGGGGATGACGAGCACGGCTGGGATGACGACGGCGTGTTTAACTTCGAAGGCGGTTGCTACGCGAAGACCATTCGTCTGTCTGAAGAAGCTGAGCCGGATATCTTCCATGCCATCCGCCGCGATGCGCTGCTGGAAAACGTCACCGTACGTGCCGACGGCTCTATCGACTTCGACGACGCATCCAAAACCGAAAACACCCGCGTTTCCTACCCGATCTACCACATCGACAACATTGTGAAGCCGGTGTCGAAAGCGGGTCATGCGACGAAGGTGATTTTCCTGACGGCGGATGCGTTCGGCGTGCTGCCGCCGGTTTCCCGCCTGACCGCCAGCCAGACGCAGTATCATTTCCTCTCCGGTTTTACCGCCAAACTGGCGGGCACCGAGCGGGGCGTGACGGAGCCAACCCCAACGTTCTCCGCCTGCTTCGGCGCGGCCTTCCTGTCGCTGCACCCGACGCAGTACGCAGAAGTGCTGGTAAAACGCATGCAGGCCTCCGGGGCGCAGGCGTACCTGGTTAACACCGGCTGGAACGGTACCGGCAAGCGTATCTCCATCAAAGATACCCGCGCCATTATCGACGCCATTCTGGATGGTTCTCTGGATAACGCTGAAACCTTCACCCTGCCGATGTTTGATCTGGCTATTCCAACGGCGCTGCCGGGCGTGGATACGCATATCCTTGACCCGCGTAACACCTATGGATCCCCGGAACAGTGGCGTGAGAAAGCGGAAACGCTGGCGAAGCTGTTTATTGAGAACTTCGAGAAGTATACCGATACCCCGGCGGGTGAAGCACTGGTGAGTGCGGGACCGAAGCTGTAG
- a CDS encoding IS4 family transposase, which yields MPLQTVCQKFFSASLPDVHSFRINVLVSMAVALTHGADLTLTSLGRTLPGRAHVKNKIKRVDRALGNTALHRDIPRIQHLLTHTITSLMPFCVIAVDWTGWHDRNWYLLRASLVCNGRSLPLMSEVVPAELAQNSDVQCRFLDRLHDAIPKDKAVTIITDAGFRTDWFRHVSQLGWSFTGRVRGCISFRLDGDKKWMKISELEATGQPVCVGYGVLSRKPRTPCYGRFYLHKRPDAGRQGKGGMPKTQREHRSSAREPWLLFSNAEGLEPHQIMALYSRRMQIEQNFRDDKSPRFGFGLRLSRSQGKGRLEVLNMVAAMASLVMWLAGLQGRKAVFTLALSGKQHQAQTGSVIPESGRRSHPA from the coding sequence GTGCCTTTACAGACAGTCTGCCAGAAATTTTTCTCCGCGTCTTTACCGGACGTTCACAGCTTCCGGATTAATGTCCTTGTTTCCATGGCCGTTGCCCTCACGCACGGTGCGGATCTGACCCTGACCAGCCTTGGTCGCACTCTTCCCGGCAGGGCGCACGTCAAAAATAAAATTAAACGTGTTGACCGTGCCCTGGGTAATACCGCCCTTCACCGGGATATTCCCCGTATTCAGCACCTGCTCACACATACCATCACCTCCCTGATGCCCTTCTGTGTGATTGCTGTCGACTGGACAGGCTGGCATGACAGGAACTGGTATCTTCTGCGGGCAAGCCTGGTCTGTAATGGTCGCTCACTGCCGCTTATGAGTGAGGTTGTCCCCGCAGAGCTGGCGCAGAACAGCGATGTACAGTGCCGCTTCCTTGACCGCCTGCATGATGCCATCCCGAAAGATAAAGCCGTCACCATCATTACGGATGCAGGCTTCCGGACAGACTGGTTCCGGCATGTCAGCCAGCTGGGCTGGAGCTTCACCGGCAGGGTCAGGGGCTGCATCAGCTTCCGGCTGGACGGAGATAAAAAATGGATGAAAATCAGTGAGCTTGAGGCTACCGGACAACCGGTCTGCGTGGGTTACGGTGTCCTGTCCCGTAAACCACGAACGCCCTGTTACGGCCGGTTCTATCTGCATAAGCGCCCTGACGCAGGGCGTCAGGGAAAAGGGGGGATGCCGAAAACACAGCGGGAACACCGCAGTAGCGCGCGGGAGCCCTGGCTGCTGTTCAGTAATGCAGAGGGACTGGAGCCGCACCAGATAATGGCCCTGTACAGCCGCCGAATGCAGATAGAACAAAACTTCCGGGACGACAAAAGTCCCCGCTTCGGGTTCGGTCTGAGGCTGAGCCGGAGTCAGGGAAAAGGGCGACTGGAAGTGCTGAATATGGTCGCGGCAATGGCAAGCCTGGTGATGTGGCTGGCAGGTTTACAGGGCAGAAAGGCAGTGTTTACACTGGCACTATCAGGCAAGCAGCATCAGGCACAGACGGGTTCTGTCATACCTGAGTCTGGCAGAAGAAGTCATCCGGCATGA
- the envZ gene encoding two-component system sensor histidine kinase EnvZ produces MRRMRFSPRSSFARTLLLIVTLLFVSLVTTYLVVLNFAILPSLQQFNKVLAYEVRMLMTDKLQLEDGTQLVVPPAFRREIYRELGISLYSNEAAEDAGLRWAQHYEFLSQQMAQQLGGPTEVRVEVNKSSPVVWLKTWLSPNIWVRVPLTEIHQGDFSPLFRYTLAIMLLAIGGAWLFIRIQNRPLVDLEHAALQVGKGIIPPPLREYGASEVRSVTRAFNHMAAGVKQLADDRTLLMAGVSHDLRTPLTRIRLATEMMGEEDGYLAESINKDIEECNAIIEQFIDYLRTGQEMPMEMADLNAVLGEVVAAESGYEREIDTDLQAGEIQVRMHPLSIKRAVANMVVNAARYGNGWIKVSSGSELNRAWFQVEDDGPGIKPEQRKHLFQPFVRGDSARSTSGTGLGLAIVQRIVDNHNGLLEIGTSERGGLSIRAWLPVPVTRGQVKEG; encoded by the coding sequence ATGAGGCGAATGCGCTTCTCACCGCGAAGCTCGTTTGCCCGTACCCTGCTTTTGATTGTCACCTTGCTGTTTGTCAGCCTGGTGACAACCTACCTGGTGGTGCTGAACTTTGCGATCCTGCCGAGCCTTCAGCAGTTTAATAAGGTCCTGGCGTACGAAGTGCGTATGCTGATGACCGATAAACTGCAGCTGGAGGACGGCACGCAGTTAGTGGTTCCTCCGGCGTTTCGCCGTGAAATCTACCGTGAACTGGGCATTTCGCTCTATTCGAATGAAGCGGCGGAAGACGCGGGTCTGCGCTGGGCGCAGCACTATGAATTCCTCAGCCAGCAGATGGCGCAGCAGCTGGGTGGCCCGACGGAGGTGCGTGTTGAGGTCAACAAAAGCTCGCCGGTCGTCTGGCTGAAAACCTGGCTGTCGCCCAATATCTGGGTGCGCGTTCCGCTGACCGAAATCCACCAGGGCGACTTCTCGCCGCTGTTCCGCTACACCCTTGCCATCATGCTGCTGGCGATAGGCGGCGCGTGGCTGTTTATCCGTATACAGAACCGACCGCTGGTCGACCTGGAACACGCTGCGCTCCAGGTCGGTAAAGGGATCATTCCGCCGCCGCTGCGTGAATATGGCGCATCGGAGGTGCGTTCGGTGACGCGCGCGTTTAATCATATGGCGGCTGGCGTCAAACAGCTGGCGGATGACCGTACGCTGCTGATGGCGGGCGTCAGCCATGATCTGCGTACGCCACTCACGCGTATCCGACTGGCGACGGAGATGATGGGCGAAGAGGACGGTTATCTCGCCGAGTCCATCAACAAGGATATCGAAGAGTGTAACGCCATCATTGAGCAGTTTATTGACTACCTGCGTACCGGGCAGGAGATGCCGATGGAGATGGCTGACCTGAACGCGGTGCTGGGCGAAGTGGTGGCGGCTGAAAGCGGCTACGAGCGTGAGATTGATACCGACCTTCAGGCCGGTGAAATTCAGGTTCGCATGCACCCGCTCTCCATCAAGCGCGCGGTGGCAAACATGGTGGTGAATGCGGCCCGCTACGGTAATGGCTGGATTAAAGTCAGCAGCGGATCGGAACTCAACCGCGCCTGGTTCCAGGTGGAAGATGACGGTCCGGGTATCAAGCCCGAGCAGCGTAAGCATCTGTTCCAGCCGTTTGTGCGCGGCGACAGCGCGCGCAGCACCAGCGGAACCGGTTTAGGCCTGGCGATTGTGCAGCGTATTGTTGATAACCATAACGGGTTGCTGGAGATTGGTACCAGCGAGCGGGGTGGGTTGAGCATTCGCGCCTGGTTGCCGGTGCCGGTGACGCGGGGGCAAGTGAAAGAGGGGTAA